A stretch of the Pantoea nemavictus genome encodes the following:
- the tssJ gene encoding type VI secretion system lipoprotein TssJ yields MSVTTLINIMMCSALLLLGGCGLQQKVTEGSVAAFDAIFYKQIKTLHLDFSARESLNSDSREHNPLSQPVMVRVFQLSERKAFDGAVYQQLTGDAANVLKSELLADRDVVLTPGGDVSLNMPMEKEAKFVAVVALFQQPDMTKNSWRLVLERNDLDPDKARVIELSSNSLRLISEAKP; encoded by the coding sequence GTGTCAGTTACCACTTTGATTAACATTATGATGTGCAGCGCACTGTTACTGCTTGGCGGCTGCGGTTTGCAGCAGAAAGTCACTGAGGGATCCGTCGCGGCGTTTGACGCGATTTTCTACAAGCAGATTAAAACCCTGCACCTTGATTTCAGCGCGCGTGAAAGCCTCAACAGCGACAGCCGCGAGCATAATCCGCTGTCGCAGCCGGTGATGGTGCGCGTGTTCCAGCTCAGCGAGCGTAAGGCGTTCGACGGCGCGGTATATCAGCAACTGACCGGCGATGCAGCGAACGTGCTCAAGTCAGAACTCCTCGCCGATCGTGACGTGGTGCTGACGCCGGGCGGCGACGTGTCGCTGAATATGCCGATGGAAAAAGAAGCAAAATTTGTCGCGGTAGTCGCACTGTTCCAGCAGCCGGATATGACGAAAAACAGCTGGCGGCTGGTGCTGGAGCGCAACGATTTGGATCCGGATAAAGCACGCGTGATTGAGTTAAGCAGCAACAGCCTGCGCCTGATCAGCGAGGCAAAACCATGA
- the tssE gene encoding type VI secretion system baseplate subunit TssE, whose amino-acid sequence MSGGNHQPSLYELLKGSFSGGLELDRVKEQDQVILSVLDNMQRILNTRAGSLSHIPDYGLPDMTRILQGMPGTAHQLLYTLSAVLLKYEPRLKRLDVVLLEQNMPGELRYAIDAELKEIGLVRFGTEFMPEGRMMIRHMKQQHYLDARAPL is encoded by the coding sequence ATGAGTGGCGGCAATCATCAACCTTCGCTGTATGAGCTGCTGAAAGGCAGCTTTTCTGGTGGTCTTGAGCTGGATCGCGTGAAGGAGCAGGATCAGGTGATCCTCTCCGTGCTCGATAACATGCAGCGCATCCTCAATACCCGCGCCGGATCGCTATCGCATATCCCCGATTACGGCCTGCCCGATATGACGCGCATCCTGCAGGGCATGCCCGGCACCGCGCATCAACTGCTGTATACGCTCTCTGCGGTGCTGCTGAAATACGAGCCGCGCCTGAAGCGCCTTGACGTGGTGTTGCTGGAACAGAATATGCCCGGCGAGCTGCGTTATGCCATTGATGCCGAACTTAAAGAGATCGGGCTGGTTCGCTTCGGCACCGAATTTATGCCGGAAGGCCGCATGATGATCCGCCATATGAAACAGCAGCACTATCTGGATGCCCGTGCACCCCTTTGA
- a CDS encoding sensor histidine kinase produces the protein MKRYWLVWLLLTLITLIALFADQILQQQRAGEAHFNQQFNRLAAYQTQNETLLPLLTGDEDLALLQSKFPQLVLIEHTVNRALTAPRFEEVSGGQYWLYNPYRQIRMLVDLHFALQTSDVALALAFHIHAPTAIQTPNYDANARWQWQRPFINHYQPFLLKGSANPDLRALHALPFMLALLLWLVIGGLGWWLLRHWRQHIEMRLRADYFQRTRREALGEFTAGIIHEINQPLTAINTWLHSSQLLLKQGKHENLPQALNAMSLQTERLAGLLQRFRDIVSERPVAMTAVNPEAVWRRVTLLLQQELDDGDVALRQQFQHGQAKVLSDPQWLEQVFHNLLQNAIHMQQGRPDAWVKIASEQVPQGIKIIISDNGPGFSAEGLAQACMPFYSSRANSMGLGMTLVESLMLRMNGQLRLGNRAEGGAEITLIFQLAE, from the coding sequence ATGAAAAGGTATTGGCTGGTCTGGCTGTTGTTAACGTTGATCACCTTGATCGCACTGTTCGCCGATCAAATTTTGCAGCAACAGCGCGCGGGCGAAGCGCATTTCAACCAACAGTTTAATCGACTCGCGGCCTATCAAACGCAGAATGAAACGCTGTTGCCGTTACTGACCGGTGACGAAGATCTTGCCTTGTTACAGTCGAAATTTCCGCAGCTGGTTTTGATCGAACACACGGTGAATCGTGCGTTAACAGCGCCGCGTTTTGAAGAGGTCAGCGGCGGTCAATACTGGCTTTACAATCCCTATCGTCAGATACGCATGCTGGTGGATTTGCATTTTGCGCTGCAAACCTCGGACGTGGCGCTGGCACTGGCCTTTCATATTCATGCGCCAACGGCGATTCAGACGCCAAACTATGATGCAAATGCCCGCTGGCAATGGCAGCGACCGTTCATTAATCACTATCAACCGTTTTTACTCAAAGGCAGCGCTAATCCTGATCTGCGCGCGCTGCATGCGCTGCCGTTTATGTTGGCGCTGCTATTGTGGCTGGTGATCGGCGGACTCGGCTGGTGGCTGCTGCGCCACTGGCGCCAGCACATAGAGATGCGATTGCGCGCCGACTATTTTCAGCGCACGCGTCGCGAAGCCTTGGGCGAGTTCACCGCGGGCATTATCCATGAAATTAACCAGCCGCTGACCGCGATCAACACCTGGCTGCACAGCAGCCAACTGCTGCTGAAACAGGGCAAACACGAGAATCTGCCGCAAGCGCTCAATGCTATGAGTCTGCAAACCGAGCGCCTTGCAGGATTGCTGCAACGTTTTCGCGACATCGTCAGTGAACGTCCGGTGGCAATGACTGCCGTTAACCCCGAAGCGGTATGGCGGCGCGTGACGCTCCTGCTGCAGCAGGAGCTGGATGATGGTGATGTGGCGTTGCGCCAGCAGTTTCAGCATGGTCAGGCCAAGGTGCTCAGCGATCCCCAGTGGCTGGAGCAGGTGTTTCATAACCTGCTGCAAAACGCGATTCACATGCAGCAGGGACGCCCGGATGCGTGGGTGAAAATTGCATCGGAACAGGTTCCGCAAGGTATCAAAATCATCATCAGCGATAACGGCCCGGGTTTCTCTGCGGAAGGATTAGCGCAGGCCTGTATGCCGTTTTATAGCTCGCGCGCCAACAGCATGGGATTAGGCATGACGCTGGTCGAGAGTTTGATGTTACGTATGAATGGCCAGCTTAGGCTGGGGAATCGCGCTGAGGGCGGCGCGGAAATCACCTTAATTTTCCAACTGGCGGAGTAA
- a CDS encoding response regulator transcription factor: MGAKVWLVDDDLSVRESLGFLLKTLEYDVADFADLASFEAATQALEPLRGCLLLDVRMPGISGLSWLAEQGDRHPLLPVIIMTGHGTIEACRRAFRQGAFEFFTKPLDIEPLLETIHQAINESEQRAQRWQSQQGLQARFALLSARESEVMQLMIAGQTSKEIARDLSLSPRTVEAHRAAVFAKLELSNLAQLIHAWQQLNQV; the protein is encoded by the coding sequence ATGGGCGCGAAGGTTTGGTTAGTGGACGATGATTTATCGGTACGGGAATCGCTCGGTTTTCTGCTGAAAACACTGGAATACGACGTGGCAGATTTTGCTGATTTGGCCTCGTTTGAAGCGGCCACTCAAGCGCTGGAGCCGCTGCGCGGCTGTTTGCTGTTGGATGTGCGCATGCCGGGCATTAGCGGTCTGAGCTGGCTGGCGGAGCAGGGCGATCGTCATCCGCTGCTGCCGGTGATCATTATGACTGGCCACGGCACCATTGAAGCCTGCCGTCGCGCGTTTCGTCAGGGCGCGTTTGAGTTCTTCACCAAGCCGCTGGATATTGAACCGCTGCTGGAAACCATTCACCAGGCGATAAACGAAAGTGAGCAGCGTGCGCAACGCTGGCAATCGCAACAGGGTTTGCAGGCGCGTTTTGCCCTGCTATCCGCGCGCGAAAGTGAAGTGATGCAGTTGATGATTGCCGGGCAAACCAGCAAAGAGATCGCGCGGGATTTATCGCTGTCACCGCGCACCGTTGAAGCGCACCGGGCCGCGGTGTTTGCCAAGCTTGAGCTGAGTAATCTCGCCCAGCTGATTCACGCCTGGCAGCAGCTGAACCAGGTATAA
- a CDS encoding GlcG/HbpS family heme-binding protein yields the protein MNIRLSLIAAAAAFISFGSHAALTASNLSLEDAQKLASAAIQSCAAKNYNVTVTVVDRAGLVKAVQRMDNAGPHTVEASQMKAYTALSTKNPSGKVMEAAQNNAGAQNMRDIPGFLLLAGGVPVKSGDQVIGAIGIGGAPGGNLDEACAMDALKAIQ from the coding sequence ATGAACATTCGCCTTTCTCTGATTGCCGCTGCGGCGGCCTTTATTTCCTTCGGTAGCCACGCGGCATTAACCGCATCCAACCTTTCGCTGGAAGATGCACAGAAGCTGGCAAGCGCCGCGATTCAGTCGTGCGCAGCGAAAAACTATAACGTTACCGTGACCGTCGTGGATCGCGCTGGTCTGGTTAAAGCCGTGCAGCGCATGGATAACGCCGGTCCGCATACCGTCGAAGCCAGTCAGATGAAAGCTTACACCGCGCTGAGCACCAAAAACCCAAGCGGTAAAGTGATGGAAGCGGCGCAGAACAATGCCGGTGCGCAGAATATGCGTGATATTCCAGGCTTCCTGCTGCTGGCTGGCGGTGTGCCAGTGAAAAGCGGCGATCAGGTGATTGGCGCGATTGGTATCGGCGGTGCGCCGGGCGGTAATCTGGATGAAGCCTGTGCGATGGATGCGCTGAAAGCGATTCAGTAA
- a CDS encoding molybdate ABC transporter permease subunit encodes MKTRHATALWLSLPALLLLAVPFITLIGVTHWQHLQLAWGDGNAIATSLGLGAVALILIFVSGLPVAWWLSQARGRARLIVELLVMIPLLTPPLAMGILLVSAYGPYSLPGELLGRFGWTLVNNPAAFILAQWYGALPYFVTTARSAFAGVPQDILEAGRTLGASAWQRFWRLSIPLAAPGLASASALAWARAMGEFGIVMIFAYFPQGMPVQLYNNLQNNGIDAVYVLLWLLLLFTLPVPLISFALSRRV; translated from the coding sequence ATGAAAACCCGTCACGCCACTGCGCTGTGGCTGTCACTGCCGGCACTGCTGCTGTTGGCGGTGCCCTTTATCACGTTGATTGGCGTTACGCACTGGCAGCATCTGCAGCTGGCGTGGGGCGATGGCAATGCCATCGCGACCTCGCTTGGCCTGGGTGCTGTCGCGCTGATACTGATTTTTGTCAGTGGATTGCCGGTGGCGTGGTGGTTGTCGCAGGCACGCGGTCGTGCGCGATTGATCGTTGAATTGCTGGTGATGATTCCGCTGCTGACGCCGCCGCTGGCAATGGGCATTTTGCTGGTCAGCGCTTACGGCCCTTACAGTTTGCCAGGTGAGCTGTTGGGGAGGTTTGGCTGGACGCTGGTTAACAATCCTGCCGCGTTTATTCTCGCGCAATGGTATGGCGCGCTGCCCTACTTCGTCACCACCGCACGTTCCGCGTTTGCCGGCGTACCGCAGGATATTCTGGAAGCGGGTCGCACGCTTGGCGCTTCTGCGTGGCAACGTTTCTGGCGTTTGTCGATACCGCTGGCCGCGCCGGGATTGGCCTCCGCTAGCGCATTAGCATGGGCGCGAGCAATGGGCGAATTTGGCATCGTGATGATCTTTGCTTATTTCCCCCAAGGCATGCCGGTTCAGCTGTATAACAACCTGCAAAACAACGGTATTGATGCGGTTTATGTACTGCTGTGGCTGCTGCTGCTGTTTACTTTGCCGGTGCCGTTGATCAGCTTTGCGCTGTCACGACGCGTGTAA
- a CDS encoding extracellular solute-binding protein encodes MRFTHLSALLLTVGAGLTLHAQANTDIRVTYAGSMGKVMDQSLGPAFAKQNNGNYEGQGQGAYGMARLLASKKITADVFVSITPGPMQILKDAGLIDDAIPVASTSMVVAYSPKGKYAQQFAQAKGSDASWLKVLATPGIKFGRTDPINDPKGQNIIFTLLLAEKYYQQPGIADKIMGGYQNPAQTHLEGGLLTRLESGQVDAAAGYESEVISAHLPYVALPDEINLSNPAMAKQWYDTVSFNVKDSAGKDKVLHTQPLVYYAAVLKNAPHGAAAGQAFVDFMLSQPGQALFKQNGYAAPKGGSLYP; translated from the coding sequence ATGCGATTTACTCACCTCAGCGCGCTGCTGCTTACCGTCGGCGCGGGCTTAACGCTGCATGCACAAGCCAATACCGATATCCGCGTCACTTATGCCGGTTCGATGGGTAAAGTGATGGATCAATCTTTAGGTCCAGCTTTCGCTAAACAAAACAACGGCAACTATGAAGGCCAGGGTCAGGGCGCCTATGGCATGGCACGTTTGCTGGCGAGCAAGAAAATCACCGCTGATGTGTTTGTCTCGATTACGCCGGGGCCGATGCAAATCCTGAAGGATGCGGGATTGATTGATGACGCGATTCCAGTGGCGAGCACCAGCATGGTGGTGGCCTATAGCCCGAAAGGCAAATACGCGCAGCAGTTCGCGCAGGCCAAAGGCAGTGATGCCAGCTGGCTGAAGGTATTGGCAACGCCGGGCATTAAATTTGGTCGCACCGATCCGATCAACGATCCCAAAGGTCAGAACATCATCTTTACCCTGCTGCTGGCTGAGAAATATTATCAGCAGCCAGGCATCGCCGATAAAATCATGGGCGGCTATCAAAACCCGGCGCAAACCCATCTGGAAGGCGGCCTGCTGACGCGTCTGGAGAGCGGCCAGGTGGATGCTGCGGCGGGGTATGAGAGCGAGGTGATCTCCGCACACCTGCCCTACGTGGCGCTGCCCGACGAGATTAATCTGAGTAATCCGGCGATGGCGAAACAGTGGTACGACACGGTGAGTTTCAATGTGAAAGACAGCGCAGGCAAAGACAAAGTGCTGCACACCCAGCCGCTGGTTTACTACGCCGCGGTGCTGAAAAATGCCCCACACGGCGCGGCTGCAGGTCAAGCCTTTGTGGATTTTATGCTGAGCCAGCCGGGCCAGGCGCTGTTTAAACAGAATGGTTATGCCGCGCCGAAAGGCGGTTCCCTCTACCCGTAA
- the ahr gene encoding NADPH-dependent aldehyde reductase Ahr, with translation MKIKSYAALNAGEALVPYEYEAGELAAEEVQVEVDYCGVCHSDLSMIDNEWGISSFPVIAGHEVIGRISALGAAAQTKGLKVGQRVGIGWTAKSCQHCNACINGEHVNCENGSVPTIMNKGGFASHLRADWQWVIPLPEAMDYTSAGPLLCGGITVFKPLLMHHVTATSRVGVIGIGGLGHMAIKLLRAMGAEVTAFSSNASKTESIKAMGADRVVNSRDPQALNALAGQFDLIISTVAVDLDWQPYFQALAPHGKFHTVGAVMKPFEVPAFSLIMGDRAVTGSSTGSPGQLRSLMKLASRADIAPQVEEFPMSKINEALDHVRAGKANYRVVLKADF, from the coding sequence ATGAAAATCAAAAGTTATGCCGCCTTGAATGCGGGTGAAGCGCTGGTGCCTTACGAGTATGAGGCAGGTGAACTGGCTGCGGAAGAGGTGCAGGTTGAGGTCGATTACTGCGGAGTGTGCCACTCAGATCTATCGATGATTGATAACGAATGGGGCATCTCCTCCTTTCCGGTGATTGCCGGCCATGAAGTGATTGGTCGTATCAGCGCGTTAGGTGCTGCAGCGCAGACCAAAGGGTTGAAAGTCGGCCAGCGTGTGGGCATCGGCTGGACGGCAAAAAGCTGTCAGCACTGTAATGCCTGCATCAACGGCGAACACGTCAACTGTGAAAATGGTTCCGTGCCCACCATCATGAACAAGGGCGGTTTTGCCAGCCATCTGCGTGCCGACTGGCAATGGGTGATCCCGCTGCCAGAAGCGATGGATTACACCTCAGCAGGCCCGCTGCTGTGCGGCGGCATCACCGTGTTTAAACCACTGTTGATGCATCATGTCACCGCCACCAGCCGCGTCGGCGTGATTGGCATTGGTGGCTTAGGCCACATGGCGATCAAACTGCTGCGCGCGATGGGTGCCGAAGTGACGGCGTTCAGCTCCAACGCCAGCAAAACCGAGTCAATTAAAGCGATGGGTGCCGATCGTGTGGTGAATAGCCGCGATCCGCAGGCGCTGAATGCACTGGCCGGACAATTTGATCTGATTATCAGCACGGTCGCGGTCGATCTTGACTGGCAGCCGTACTTCCAGGCGTTGGCGCCGCATGGCAAGTTCCACACCGTTGGCGCGGTGATGAAACCGTTCGAAGTACCCGCGTTTAGCCTGATTATGGGCGATCGTGCGGTGACCGGTTCATCCACCGGTTCGCCAGGCCAGCTGCGTTCACTGATGAAACTGGCATCGCGTGCGGATATCGCGCCGCAGGTTGAAGAGTTCCCGATGTCAAAAATCAATGAAGCGCTGGATCACGTGCGCGCGGGTAAAGCCAATTACCGCGTGGTTCTGAAAGCTGATTTCTAA
- the ahr gene encoding NADPH-dependent aldehyde reductase Ahr produces the protein MKISSYAALQAGEALVPYEYDAGPLAAEDVQVEVDYCGVCHSDLSMIDNEWGGSRYPLIAGHEVIGRVVALGDAAHNKGLKLGQRVGIGWTAKSCQHCDACIEGDQVNCENGKTSTINNHGGFASHLRANWQWVIPLPEALDIATAGPLLCGGITVFKPLLMHNISATSRVGVIGIGGLGHMAIKLLRAMGAQVTAFSSSATKTDSIKAMGADRVVNSRDPQALSALAGQFDLIISTVAVDLDWRPYYQALARKGAFHTVGAVMKPFEVPAFSLIVGDRALTGSSTGSPGQLRALLKLASRTDIAPQVEAFPMSQVNAALDHVRAGKAHYRVVLKADF, from the coding sequence ATGAAGATTTCCAGCTATGCCGCTCTGCAGGCGGGTGAGGCGCTGGTGCCTTACGAATATGATGCCGGTCCACTGGCCGCGGAAGATGTGCAGGTTGAGGTGGATTATTGCGGCGTCTGCCACTCCGATTTGTCGATGATTGATAACGAATGGGGCGGTTCGCGCTATCCCTTGATCGCTGGCCACGAAGTGATTGGTCGCGTCGTGGCGTTGGGTGATGCGGCGCACAATAAAGGGCTGAAATTAGGCCAACGCGTGGGTATCGGCTGGACGGCGAAAAGCTGTCAGCACTGCGATGCCTGCATTGAAGGCGATCAGGTGAACTGCGAAAACGGTAAAACCTCGACCATTAATAATCACGGCGGTTTTGCCAGCCATCTGCGTGCCAACTGGCAATGGGTGATTCCGCTACCGGAGGCGCTGGATATCGCCACTGCCGGCCCTTTACTGTGCGGCGGTATCACCGTGTTCAAACCGCTATTGATGCACAACATTTCCGCCACCAGTCGCGTTGGTGTGATTGGCATCGGTGGACTGGGGCATATGGCGATCAAATTGCTACGCGCCATGGGCGCTCAGGTTACTGCGTTCAGCTCCTCAGCGACGAAAACCGATTCGATCAAGGCGATGGGCGCCGATCGGGTGGTAAACAGTCGTGATCCGCAGGCGTTAAGCGCATTGGCTGGGCAGTTTGACCTGATTATTAGCACCGTGGCGGTGGATTTGGACTGGAGGCCCTATTATCAGGCGCTGGCACGCAAAGGCGCGTTTCACACTGTCGGCGCGGTGATGAAGCCATTTGAAGTGCCGGCATTCAGTTTGATTGTGGGCGATCGGGCGTTAACGGGTTCGTCTACCGGTTCGCCGGGACAACTGCGTGCGTTATTGAAACTGGCATCGCGCACTGATATTGCGCCACAGGTGGAGGCGTTTCCGATGTCGCAGGTGAATGCCGCACTGGATCACGTGCGCGCGGGTAAAGCGCATTATCGTGTGGTGTTGAAAGCGGATTTTTAA
- a CDS encoding DUF2534 family protein — protein MSAAHSAAPRGAVLNLLRRLHFYIGLFVAPFIFIAALSGTLYVLTPQLENLIYADALTAEPHGNAQPLSAQITAARAYAGENQHIFAVRPAPGATDTTRVQFSDSSLGTSQSRAVFIDPYSLKVVGDLPVYGTSGVLPLRTTIDLLHSSLLLGDFGRNYSELAASWLWVAALGGVVLWLGTRPKRKLKQPRKGFAFSRHWHVTLGLTLVVGLVFFSVTGLTWSQWAGGNIDRMRTELNWLTPQVNTSLNSDAPAAPADPHADHMPDMDMAGMNMSMSSMTKPAAAPAKPMRNNAADADWDRVLNAARQDGLSASKLELRQPKSAEKAWAVTEIDRSWPTQVDAVSVNPQDFSVVDHVYFDRFPLVAKLTRWGVDAHMGVLFGLPNQLLLAFFGLGLCSMIVLGYRMWWIRRPKDVEANPAQTLTESWMVLPHYAKGAWLMVALALGYALPVMGASLLAFLLVDILRWRKQQRAPLDEAALLASQQSPLGIIRARFAVKRKEMRYFLRGLFILALIVGTVMSNAIIGGVIDQYGIPFSHWSLTMYITQGFMIALYTTVFTALTSIPLWYFFLGEKDDSRG, from the coding sequence TTGTCTGCTGCTCACTCTGCAGCACCGCGCGGTGCGGTGCTTAATTTGCTACGTCGCTTACATTTTTACATCGGTCTGTTTGTCGCCCCGTTCATCTTTATCGCGGCACTCAGCGGCACGCTTTACGTGTTAACACCCCAGCTGGAAAACCTGATTTATGCCGATGCGCTGACCGCCGAACCGCACGGCAATGCGCAGCCGCTGTCGGCACAAATCACTGCCGCGCGCGCTTATGCTGGGGAGAACCAGCACATCTTCGCGGTACGTCCGGCGCCCGGCGCAACGGACACCACGCGCGTGCAATTCAGCGATTCGTCACTCGGCACTTCGCAGTCACGCGCGGTGTTTATCGATCCTTACAGCCTGAAAGTTGTTGGTGATCTGCCGGTGTATGGCACCAGCGGCGTATTGCCGCTGCGTACTACCATCGACTTACTTCACAGTAGCCTGCTGCTTGGCGATTTCGGGCGCAATTACAGCGAACTGGCCGCATCCTGGCTGTGGGTAGCCGCACTTGGCGGTGTAGTGTTGTGGTTGGGAACGCGTCCAAAACGTAAGCTAAAACAGCCGCGCAAAGGATTTGCCTTCAGCCGCCACTGGCATGTCACGCTCGGTTTAACGCTGGTGGTCGGACTGGTGTTTTTCTCGGTCACTGGCCTGACGTGGTCGCAGTGGGCGGGCGGCAATATTGATCGCATGCGTACCGAGCTAAACTGGCTGACGCCGCAGGTTAATACGTCGCTGAACAGTGATGCGCCCGCAGCCCCCGCCGATCCGCATGCCGATCATATGCCGGATATGGATATGGCGGGCATGAATATGTCGATGTCATCCATGACCAAACCGGCGGCGGCGCCAGCAAAACCGATGCGTAATAACGCCGCCGATGCCGATTGGGATCGCGTCCTAAATGCGGCGCGTCAGGATGGACTCAGCGCGTCCAAACTTGAACTACGTCAGCCGAAAAGCGCGGAAAAAGCGTGGGCAGTAACGGAAATTGACCGCAGTTGGCCAACTCAGGTGGATGCGGTTTCGGTTAATCCACAGGACTTTAGCGTGGTGGACCACGTCTATTTCGATCGTTTCCCGTTAGTTGCGAAGCTGACGCGCTGGGGCGTCGACGCACACATGGGCGTGCTGTTTGGTTTGCCTAATCAGCTGTTGCTGGCGTTCTTTGGTTTGGGTTTGTGCAGCATGATCGTGTTGGGTTATCGCATGTGGTGGATTCGTCGCCCGAAAGATGTGGAAGCGAACCCGGCACAAACCCTGACCGAAAGCTGGATGGTGCTGCCGCATTATGCGAAAGGTGCCTGGTTGATGGTAGCGCTGGCGCTTGGCTATGCGCTGCCGGTGATGGGGGCGAGTTTGCTGGCCTTCCTGCTGGTGGATATTCTACGCTGGCGCAAGCAGCAACGTGCACCGCTGGATGAGGCGGCCCTGCTGGCCTCACAGCAATCGCCGCTGGGCATTATCCGCGCGCGTTTTGCGGTGAAGCGTAAAGAGATGCGCTACTTCCTGCGCGGTTTGTTTATTCTGGCGCTGATTGTTGGTACCGTGATGAGCAACGCCATTATCGGTGGCGTGATCGATCAATATGGCATTCCGTTTAGCCATTGGTCGCTAACCATGTATATCACGCAGGGCTTTATGATCGCGTTATATACCACGGTGTTTACCGCGCTAACGTCGATTCCATTGTGGTATTTCTTCCTCGGCGAGAAGGATGATTCGCGGGGCTGA
- a CDS encoding DUF2946 domain-containing protein — MTFTHHFRQRLTAFVAIVAVLLLFVAPIVSKTLMERQNQMLAMPQHSMMSSSMSHHEMMMADMSMPGMSHHMMDDGEFACGYCDLLVHVPLLMWVFIPFIWLIMVISRAPPLPHVVAPIVRRVSSIHRPRAPPALLPC, encoded by the coding sequence ATGACGTTTACACATCACTTCCGCCAGCGTTTGACTGCCTTCGTCGCCATTGTGGCGGTGCTGCTGCTGTTCGTCGCGCCGATTGTGTCGAAAACGTTGATGGAGCGGCAAAACCAGATGCTGGCGATGCCGCAACACAGCATGATGAGCAGCTCAATGAGCCATCATGAGATGATGATGGCGGATATGTCGATGCCCGGCATGAGCCATCACATGATGGATGACGGCGAGTTCGCCTGCGGCTATTGCGATCTGCTGGTGCATGTCCCGCTGCTGATGTGGGTGTTCATCCCGTTCATCTGGCTAATTATGGTGATCTCGCGTGCGCCGCCGCTGCCACATGTGGTTGCGCCGATTGTACGTCGCGTTAGCAGCATCCATCGACCGCGCGCCCCACCTGCACTTCTTCCCTGCTGA
- the glsB gene encoding glutaminase B, which yields MSELSNALLEEIVSEVRPLTQQGKVADYIPALADVEADQLGIAICTPDGRCFQAGDAATRFSIQSISKVLSLSVALTLYEDGEIWQRVGKEPSGQAFNSLVQLELEQGKPRNPFINAGALVMCDLLESRLTAPRQRMLEIVRRLAQQPDINYDRVVARSEYEHSARNAAIAWLMKSFGNFHNDVSKVMETYFHYCSLAMSCEELARTFLYLANHGRTQDDESAVISPRQARQVNALMMTSGMYDGAGEFAWRVGMPAKSGVGGGIVAVIPGEMSIAVWSPALDHSGNSLAGTALLEKLTERLGRSIF from the coding sequence GTGTCGGAACTCAGTAATGCACTGCTTGAAGAGATAGTTAGCGAAGTTCGCCCATTAACCCAGCAGGGAAAAGTGGCGGATTATATTCCGGCGCTGGCCGATGTAGAGGCCGATCAGCTCGGCATCGCTATTTGCACGCCCGATGGCCGCTGTTTTCAGGCCGGTGATGCCGCGACCCGTTTCTCCATCCAGTCAATCTCCAAAGTGTTGTCACTCAGCGTGGCGCTGACGCTGTACGAAGATGGCGAGATCTGGCAACGCGTCGGTAAAGAGCCTTCCGGGCAGGCATTTAATTCGCTGGTACAGCTGGAGCTGGAACAGGGCAAACCGCGCAATCCGTTTATTAATGCCGGCGCGCTGGTGATGTGCGATCTGCTGGAAAGCCGCCTCACCGCACCGCGTCAGCGCATGCTGGAGATCGTAAGGCGTCTGGCACAGCAACCGGACATCAATTACGACCGCGTCGTGGCGCGTTCTGAATACGAGCATTCGGCGCGCAACGCGGCGATTGCCTGGCTGATGAAATCGTTTGGCAATTTCCACAACGATGTCAGCAAAGTGATGGAAACCTATTTTCACTACTGCTCGCTGGCGATGAGTTGCGAAGAGTTGGCGCGCACCTTCCTGTATCTCGCGAATCACGGCCGCACTCAGGATGACGAATCGGCGGTGATCTCGCCGCGTCAGGCGCGTCAGGTGAATGCATTGATGATGACCAGCGGCATGTACGATGGCGCCGGTGAGTTCGCCTGGCGCGTTGGGATGCCGGCTAAATCAGGCGTCGGTGGCGGTATTGTGGCCGTGATTCCCGGCGAGATGAGTATTGCGGTTTGGTCGCCTGCGTTGGATCACTCGGGCAACTCATTGGCCGGCACCGCGCTGCTGGAAAAACTCACCGAGCGGCTGGGACGATCGATTTTTTGA
- a CDS encoding cupin domain-containing protein — protein MITNLFRDFPAAAQNGSAETFEALLAQPNLHIERIVSTGQASPPDFWYCQTQGEWVMVLQGSAGLQLEGEAQERHLHAGDFVEIPAGCRHRVNWTDSSGPTVWLAVHYGALPMDLA, from the coding sequence ATGATAACCAACCTGTTCCGCGATTTCCCCGCCGCCGCACAGAACGGCAGCGCTGAGACGTTTGAAGCGCTGCTTGCGCAGCCTAATCTGCATATCGAACGCATCGTTTCAACCGGGCAAGCGAGTCCACCCGATTTTTGGTACTGCCAGACGCAGGGTGAATGGGTGATGGTTTTACAAGGATCGGCAGGATTGCAGCTGGAAGGCGAAGCGCAGGAGCGTCATCTGCATGCCGGCGATTTTGTCGAGATTCCAGCAGGCTGCCGCCATCGCGTTAACTGGACGGACAGCAGCGGCCCAACCGTGTGGCTCGCGGTGCATTATGGCGCGCTGCCGATGGATTTGGCTTAA